A genomic window from Klebsiella quasipneumoniae subsp. quasipneumoniae includes:
- the clpA gene encoding ATP-dependent Clp protease ATP-binding subunit ClpA, whose protein sequence is MLNQELELSLNMAFARAREHRHEFMTVEHLLLALLSNPSAREALEACSVDLVALRQELEAFIEQTTPVLPATEEERDTQPTLSFQRVLQRAVFHVQSSGRSEVTGANVLVAIFSEQESQAAYLLRKHEVSRLDVVNFISHGTRKDEPSQSSDNSGSQPGNEEQAGGEERMENFTTNLNQLARVGGIDPLIGREKELERAIQVLCRRRKNNPLLVGESGVGKTAIAEGLAWRIVQGDVPEVMADCTIYSLDIGSLLAGTKYRGDFEKRFKALLKQLEQDTNSILFIDEIHTIIGAGAASGGQVDAANLIKPLLSSGKIRVIGSTTYQEFSNIFEKDRALARRFQKIDITEPSVEETVQIINGLKPKYEAHHDVRYTAKAVRAAVELAVKYINDRHLPDKAIDVIDEAGARARLMPVSKRKKTVNVADIESVVARIARIPEKSVSRSDRDTLKNLGDRLKMLVFGQDKAIEALTEAIKMARAGLGHEHKPVGSFLFAGPTGVGKTEVTVQLAKALGIELLRFDMSEYMERHTVSRLIGAPPGYVGFDQGGLLTDAVIKHPHAVLLLDEIEKAHPDVFNLLLQVMDNGTLTDNNGRKADFRNVVLVMTTNAGVRETERKSIGLIQQDNSPDAMDEIKKIFTPEFRNRLDNIIWFDHLSTTVIHQVVDKFIVELQVQLDQKGVSLEVSQEARDWLAEKGYDRAMGARPMGRVIQDNLKKPLANELLFGSLVDGGQVTVSLDSAKNTLTYDFQSAPKHKPEAAH, encoded by the coding sequence ATGCTCAATCAAGAACTGGAACTCAGTTTAAATATGGCTTTCGCCAGAGCGCGCGAGCACCGTCATGAGTTTATGACCGTCGAGCACTTGCTGCTGGCTCTGCTAAGCAACCCCTCGGCCCGTGAGGCCCTGGAAGCGTGTTCAGTGGACCTGGTGGCATTGCGTCAGGAACTTGAAGCCTTCATCGAACAAACCACACCCGTCCTGCCAGCCACGGAAGAAGAGCGCGACACCCAGCCGACGCTGAGCTTCCAGCGTGTGCTGCAGCGCGCCGTCTTCCACGTGCAATCTTCTGGCCGCAGCGAAGTGACCGGCGCCAACGTGCTGGTGGCGATTTTCAGCGAGCAGGAGTCGCAGGCCGCCTACCTGCTGCGTAAACATGAAGTGAGCCGACTCGATGTGGTGAACTTCATTTCTCATGGTACACGCAAAGACGAGCCGAGCCAGTCTTCCGATAACAGCGGAAGCCAGCCTGGCAATGAAGAGCAAGCCGGCGGGGAGGAACGTATGGAAAACTTCACCACCAACCTCAATCAGCTTGCTCGCGTCGGCGGCATTGATCCCCTGATCGGCCGTGAAAAAGAGCTGGAACGCGCCATTCAGGTTCTGTGCCGTCGGCGTAAAAATAACCCGCTGCTGGTGGGGGAATCCGGCGTCGGTAAAACCGCCATCGCCGAAGGCCTTGCCTGGCGTATTGTGCAGGGCGATGTGCCGGAAGTCATGGCTGACTGCACCATCTACTCGCTCGATATTGGTTCTCTGCTGGCCGGGACGAAATACCGTGGCGATTTTGAAAAACGCTTTAAAGCGTTGCTCAAACAGCTGGAGCAGGATACCAACAGCATCCTGTTCATTGATGAGATCCACACCATCATCGGTGCGGGGGCGGCGTCTGGCGGTCAGGTCGATGCGGCTAACCTGATCAAACCGCTGCTTTCCAGCGGCAAGATCCGGGTGATTGGCTCCACCACTTACCAGGAGTTCAGCAACATCTTTGAGAAAGATCGTGCGCTGGCCCGCCGTTTCCAGAAAATTGATATTACCGAACCGTCGGTGGAAGAGACCGTCCAGATTATCAACGGCCTGAAGCCGAAGTACGAAGCGCACCACGATGTGCGTTATACCGCCAAGGCGGTACGTGCCGCGGTTGAGCTGGCGGTGAAATACATTAACGATCGTCATCTGCCGGATAAGGCGATTGACGTGATTGACGAGGCAGGGGCGCGGGCGCGCTTAATGCCGGTCAGCAAGCGTAAGAAAACGGTTAATGTGGCGGATATCGAGTCAGTGGTGGCGCGCATTGCGCGGATCCCTGAGAAGAGCGTCTCCCGCAGCGATCGCGATACGCTGAAAAACCTTGGCGATCGACTGAAAATGCTGGTCTTTGGTCAGGATAAGGCCATCGAGGCGCTGACGGAAGCCATCAAAATGGCGCGCGCCGGGCTGGGCCATGAGCACAAGCCGGTGGGTTCATTCCTGTTCGCCGGGCCGACCGGGGTGGGGAAAACCGAAGTGACCGTGCAGCTGGCGAAGGCGCTGGGTATTGAGCTGCTGCGTTTTGATATGTCCGAATATATGGAACGTCATACCGTCAGCCGTTTAATCGGGGCGCCTCCGGGCTACGTCGGCTTCGACCAGGGCGGGCTGCTGACCGATGCGGTGATTAAACATCCGCACGCGGTGCTGCTGCTCGATGAGATCGAAAAAGCGCATCCGGACGTGTTCAACCTGCTGCTGCAGGTGATGGATAACGGAACGCTGACCGATAACAACGGACGTAAAGCGGACTTCCGCAACGTGGTGCTGGTGATGACCACCAACGCCGGGGTGCGGGAAACCGAGCGTAAATCGATTGGCCTTATCCAGCAGGACAACAGTCCGGATGCAATGGATGAGATCAAGAAGATCTTTACGCCGGAGTTCCGTAACCGTCTCGACAACATTATCTGGTTCGATCACCTCTCCACCACGGTGATCCATCAGGTTGTCGACAAGTTTATCGTCGAGCTGCAGGTTCAGCTGGATCAGAAAGGCGTCTCCCTGGAAGTCAGCCAGGAAGCGCGCGACTGGCTGGCGGAAAAAGGCTACGACCGGGCGATGGGGGCACGTCCGATGGGACGCGTCATTCAGGACAACCTGAAAAAACCGCTGGCGAACGAGCTGCTGTTTGGCTCGCTGGTCGACGGGGGGCAGGTGACGGTCTCTCTGGACAGCGCGAAAAATACGCTGACTTACGACTTCCAGAGCGCGCCGAAGCACAAACCGGAAGCCGCCCACTAA
- the clpS gene encoding ATP-dependent Clp protease adapter ClpS has protein sequence MSKRDWLDFEHLVDDEVRDAIKPPSMYKVILVNDDYTPMEFVIDVLQKFFSYDVERATQLMLTVHYEGKAICGVFTAEVAETKVAMVNQYARENEHPLLCTLEKA, from the coding sequence ATGAGTAAGAGAGATTGGCTGGACTTCGAGCACCTGGTTGACGACGAAGTTCGTGATGCGATTAAACCGCCATCTATGTATAAAGTGATATTGGTCAATGATGACTACACTCCAATGGAGTTTGTTATTGACGTGTTACAAAAATTCTTTTCTTATGATGTTGAACGTGCAACGCAACTGATGCTCACGGTTCACTATGAAGGTAAGGCGATTTGTGGCGTGTTTACCGCGGAAGTGGCGGAGACCAAAGTCGCTATGGTGAATCAGTACGCGAGGGAGAACGAGCATCCATTGCTGTGTACGCTGGAAAAAGCCTGA
- the cspD gene encoding cold shock-like protein CspD, whose protein sequence is MEMGTVKWFNNAKGFGFICPEGGGEDIFAHYSTIQMDGYRTLKAGQAVRFDVHQGPKGNHASVIVPVEAETAA, encoded by the coding sequence ATGGAAATGGGTACTGTTAAGTGGTTCAACAATGCCAAAGGGTTCGGTTTTATCTGCCCTGAGGGCGGCGGCGAAGACATTTTCGCCCATTACTCCACCATCCAGATGGATGGTTACAGAACGCTAAAAGCCGGACAAGCCGTTCGGTTTGATGTTCACCAGGGGCCAAAAGGCAACCACGCCAGCGTGATCGTCCCTGTGGAAGCGGAAACGGCTGCATAA
- the macB gene encoding macrolide ABC transporter ATP-binding protein/permease MacB, which translates to MTALLELRDIRRSYPSGDGSVEVLKGITLSIHAGEMVAIVGASGSGKSTLMNILGCLDKPTSGTYRVAGTDIAQLDGDALARLRREHFGFIFQRYHLLSHLTAAQNVEVPAVYAGSERRARLARAHELLARLGLGDRADYQPSQLSGGQQQRVSIARALMNGGEVILADEPTGALDSHSGEEVMAILHQLKAQGHTVIIVTHDPQVAAQAERIVEIRDGEIVRNPSASRQGGGLRARQQEEPSAWRQFTSGFREALVMAWRAMAANKMRTLLTMLGIIIGIASVVSIVVVGDAAKQMVLADIRAIGTNTIDVYPGKDFGDDDPRYQQALKYDDLLAIQKQPWVRSATPAVSKSLRLRANNIDVAASAEGVGPQYFNVYGMTFSEGNTFNELQLNSRAQVVVLDSNTRRQLFPNKAKVVGEVILVGNMPATVIGVADEKQSMFGSSKILRVWLPYTTMAGRVMGQSWLNSITVRVHEGYDSDTAEKQLLRLLELRHGKKDVFTWNMDSILKTAERTTHTLQLFLTLVAVIALVVGGIGVMNIMLVSVTERTREIGIRMAVGARASDVLQQFLIEAVLVCLVGGALGVTLSLMIAFILQLFLPGWEIGFSPLALVTAFLCSTLTGVLFGWLPARNAARLDPVDALARE; encoded by the coding sequence ATGACGGCCCTGCTCGAGCTGCGTGATATTCGTCGCAGCTATCCTTCCGGCGACGGCAGCGTTGAGGTCCTCAAGGGGATCACCCTCAGTATCCATGCCGGGGAGATGGTGGCGATCGTGGGCGCCTCCGGCTCGGGTAAATCAACACTGATGAACATCCTTGGCTGCCTTGATAAACCCACCAGCGGCACCTATCGGGTGGCGGGAACCGATATTGCGCAGCTGGATGGCGATGCGCTGGCCCGTCTGCGGCGGGAACACTTTGGTTTTATCTTTCAACGCTATCACCTGCTGTCGCATTTGACCGCCGCGCAGAACGTCGAAGTGCCGGCGGTGTATGCCGGCAGTGAACGGCGGGCGCGCCTGGCGCGCGCTCATGAGCTGCTGGCGCGCCTGGGGCTTGGCGATCGCGCCGACTATCAGCCGTCGCAGCTGTCCGGCGGCCAACAGCAGCGGGTCAGTATCGCCCGCGCCCTGATGAACGGTGGGGAAGTGATCCTCGCCGATGAGCCGACCGGCGCGCTGGACAGCCATTCCGGCGAAGAGGTGATGGCGATCCTGCACCAGCTGAAAGCGCAGGGGCACACGGTCATCATTGTCACTCACGATCCGCAGGTCGCCGCTCAGGCGGAGCGGATCGTCGAGATCCGCGATGGCGAAATCGTCCGCAACCCCTCCGCCAGCCGCCAGGGCGGTGGGCTGCGCGCCCGTCAGCAGGAGGAGCCCTCGGCGTGGCGTCAGTTCACCAGCGGCTTTCGCGAGGCGCTGGTCATGGCCTGGCGGGCGATGGCGGCGAATAAAATGCGCACCCTGCTGACCATGCTCGGCATTATTATTGGGATTGCCTCGGTGGTGTCGATCGTCGTGGTGGGCGATGCCGCCAAACAGATGGTGCTGGCAGATATTCGCGCGATAGGCACCAATACCATTGACGTCTACCCTGGCAAGGATTTTGGCGATGACGACCCGCGCTATCAGCAGGCGCTGAAGTATGACGACTTGCTGGCGATCCAGAAACAGCCGTGGGTGCGTTCCGCTACGCCGGCGGTGTCAAAAAGCCTGCGTCTGCGCGCCAACAATATTGACGTAGCCGCCAGCGCGGAAGGGGTGGGGCCGCAATACTTTAATGTTTACGGCATGACCTTTAGCGAGGGCAATACCTTTAATGAGCTGCAGCTCAACAGCCGGGCGCAGGTGGTGGTGCTCGACAGCAATACCCGTCGCCAGCTGTTTCCCAATAAAGCAAAAGTGGTGGGCGAGGTGATTCTGGTGGGCAATATGCCGGCCACGGTGATTGGCGTTGCGGATGAAAAGCAGTCGATGTTCGGCAGCAGTAAAATTCTCCGCGTCTGGTTGCCCTACACCACCATGGCGGGAAGGGTGATGGGCCAGTCGTGGCTGAACTCGATCACCGTTCGCGTTCATGAAGGCTATGACAGCGACACCGCTGAAAAACAGCTGCTGCGTTTGCTGGAGCTGCGGCATGGTAAAAAAGATGTATTCACATGGAATATGGACAGCATCTTGAAAACCGCCGAAAGGACCACACATACCTTACAGCTGTTCCTCACATTGGTGGCGGTGATCGCCCTGGTGGTCGGCGGGATTGGCGTGATGAATATTATGCTGGTGTCGGTGACTGAACGAACGCGTGAGATAGGCATCCGCATGGCGGTTGGCGCCCGGGCCAGCGATGTGCTGCAGCAGTTTCTCATCGAAGCGGTGCTGGTTTGCCTGGTCGGCGGCGCGCTGGGGGTGACATTGTCGCTGATGATTGCGTTTATTCTGCAGCTGTTTCTCCCCGGCTGGGAGATCGGTTTTTCGCCGCTGGCGCTGGTGACAGCGTTTCTCTGTTCGACGTTAACCGGGGTGCTGTTTGGGTGGCTGCCGGCGCGCAATGCGGCGCGGCTCGATCCGGTGGATGCCCTGGCGCGGGAGTAG
- the macA gene encoding macrolide transporter subunit MacA — protein sequence MKLKGKRRTVWWLLAIVVLGLAVWGWRILNAPLPHYQTLVVRKGDLQQSVLATGKLDALRKVDVGAQVSGQLKTLHVNIGDKVKKDQLLGVIDPEQAQNQIKEVEATLMELRAQLNQARAESKLAQVTLARQQQLAQRQLVSRQDLDTAATDLAVKQAQIGTIEAQIKRNQATLDTAKTNLDYTRILAPMAGEVTQITTLQGQTVIAAQQAPNILTLADLSTMLVKAQVSEADVIHLRPGQKAWFTVLGDPLTRYEGKLKDILPTPEKVNDAIFYYARFEVPNPQGILRLDMTAQVHIQLAEVKNVITIPLSALGDAVGDNRYHVRLLRTGEVKEREIVIGARNDTDVAVVQGLEEGDEVIVGESASGAAK from the coding sequence ATGAAATTGAAGGGAAAACGCAGGACCGTCTGGTGGCTGTTGGCGATCGTGGTGCTGGGTCTGGCTGTCTGGGGATGGCGGATCCTCAACGCGCCGCTGCCGCACTACCAGACACTGGTGGTGCGCAAAGGCGACCTCCAGCAGAGCGTGCTGGCTACCGGCAAGCTGGATGCCTTGCGAAAAGTTGACGTCGGCGCCCAGGTCAGCGGACAGCTGAAGACGCTGCACGTGAATATCGGCGATAAGGTCAAAAAGGACCAACTGCTGGGGGTTATCGATCCTGAGCAGGCGCAAAACCAGATCAAAGAGGTGGAAGCGACGTTGATGGAACTGCGCGCCCAGCTCAATCAGGCGCGCGCGGAGAGTAAGCTGGCGCAGGTGACCCTGGCCCGTCAGCAGCAGCTGGCGCAGCGCCAGCTGGTCTCGCGACAGGACCTCGATACCGCGGCCACCGACCTGGCGGTGAAACAGGCGCAAATCGGCACCATTGAAGCGCAAATTAAGCGCAACCAGGCGACGCTCGACACCGCGAAGACCAACCTCGACTACACGCGGATCCTGGCGCCGATGGCTGGCGAAGTGACGCAAATTACCACCCTGCAGGGACAGACGGTGATCGCTGCCCAGCAGGCGCCGAACATTCTGACCCTGGCGGACCTCAGCACCATGCTGGTTAAAGCGCAGGTCTCCGAAGCGGATGTCATCCATCTCAGACCGGGGCAAAAGGCGTGGTTTACCGTGCTGGGCGACCCGTTAACCCGCTATGAAGGCAAGCTGAAGGACATTCTGCCGACGCCGGAAAAAGTCAACGACGCCATCTTCTATTATGCCCGCTTCGAGGTCCCGAACCCGCAGGGGATCCTGCGCCTCGACATGACCGCGCAGGTGCATATTCAACTGGCCGAGGTAAAGAACGTGATCACCATCCCGCTGAGCGCCCTGGGCGATGCGGTCGGTGATAACCGCTACCACGTCCGGCTGTTGCGTACCGGCGAGGTCAAAGAGCGTGAGATTGTCATTGGCGCGCGCAATGATACCGACGTCGCGGTGGTGCAGGGACTTGAAGAGGGGGATGAGGTGATCGTCGGCGAGAGCGCGAGCGGGGCGGCAAAATGA
- a CDS encoding ATP-dependent endonuclease, translating into MLLERVEIVGFRGINRLSLMLEQNNVLIGENAWGKSSLLDALTLLLSPEFDLYHFVRDDFWFPAGDIQGREHHLHIILTFRETEPGRHRVRRFRPLQRCWVPCDDGYHRVFYRLEGELADDDSVMTLRSFIDGEGEALALEDIDELARHLVRLMPVLRLRDARFMRRIHNGTVPHSPQIEITARQLDFLSRELVSHPQNLSDGQIREGLSAMVQLLEHYFAEQSSAQTRHRLMRRRSHDEQRSWRYLDIINRMIDKPGGRSHRVILLGLFATLLQAKGTVRLDRDARPLLLIEDPETRLHPIMLSVAWHLLNLLPLQRVTTTNSGELLSLTPVEHVCRLVRESARVSAWRLGPGGMNAEESRRIAFHIRFNRASSLFARCWLLVEGETETWVINELARQCGHHFDAEGVKVIEFAQSGLKPLIKFARRMGIQWHVLVDGDEAGKKYAATVRGLLNNDRELERDHLTTLPALDMEHFMYRQGFDDVYHRVAQIPDNVPMNMRRVITKAIHRSSKPDLAIEVAMEAGRRGVDAVPTLLKKMFSRVLWLARGRAD; encoded by the coding sequence ATGCTTCTTGAGCGCGTAGAAATCGTCGGTTTTCGCGGTATCAATCGTCTGTCGTTGATGCTTGAGCAAAATAACGTCCTGATCGGGGAAAACGCGTGGGGGAAGTCCAGTCTGCTTGATGCGCTGACCCTGCTTTTGTCGCCAGAGTTCGATCTTTATCACTTTGTTCGCGATGACTTTTGGTTCCCCGCGGGCGACATCCAGGGGCGCGAGCACCATTTGCATATTATTCTGACCTTCCGCGAAACGGAGCCGGGACGCCATCGGGTGCGGCGTTTCCGTCCGCTTCAGCGCTGTTGGGTGCCCTGTGATGACGGGTATCACCGGGTGTTCTACCGCCTGGAAGGCGAACTCGCCGATGATGACAGCGTGATGACCCTGCGCAGTTTTATCGATGGCGAAGGCGAAGCGCTGGCGCTGGAGGATATCGATGAGCTGGCCAGACACCTGGTGCGTTTGATGCCGGTGCTGCGTCTGCGCGACGCGCGCTTTATGCGGCGCATTCATAACGGAACGGTACCGCACTCGCCGCAGATAGAGATCACCGCCCGCCAGCTGGATTTTCTGTCCCGCGAACTGGTCAGCCACCCGCAAAATTTATCCGACGGTCAGATCCGCGAGGGGTTGTCGGCCATGGTGCAGCTGCTGGAGCATTATTTTGCCGAGCAAAGCAGCGCCCAGACGCGACATCGCCTGATGCGGCGGCGTTCCCATGATGAACAGCGTAGCTGGCGTTATCTGGATATTATCAACCGGATGATCGACAAGCCCGGCGGGCGCAGCCATCGGGTGATCCTGCTGGGGCTGTTCGCCACCCTGCTGCAGGCGAAAGGGACGGTGCGCCTCGATCGCGATGCGCGGCCGCTCTTGTTGATTGAGGACCCGGAAACCCGGCTGCATCCTATTATGCTGTCGGTGGCCTGGCATTTGCTCAATTTGCTGCCGCTGCAGCGGGTGACGACGACGAACTCCGGCGAGCTGCTGTCGCTAACGCCCGTCGAGCATGTGTGCCGGCTGGTGCGTGAATCGGCGCGGGTGTCGGCATGGCGGTTGGGGCCCGGCGGAATGAATGCCGAAGAGAGTCGGCGCATTGCCTTTCATATCCGCTTCAATCGCGCCTCATCGCTCTTCGCCCGCTGTTGGCTGCTGGTAGAGGGGGAGACGGAAACCTGGGTTATCAACGAACTGGCCCGCCAGTGCGGCCATCATTTTGATGCTGAAGGGGTGAAAGTCATTGAATTCGCCCAGTCGGGCCTGAAGCCGTTGATCAAATTCGCCCGCCGGATGGGGATCCAGTGGCACGTGCTGGTGGACGGCGATGAGGCAGGGAAAAAATATGCCGCGACCGTACGCGGCCTGCTGAATAACGATCGCGAGCTGGAGCGCGACCATCTGACCACTCTGCCGGCGCTGGATATGGAACACTTTATGTATCGTCAGGGATTTGATGACGTTTACCACCGGGTGGCGCAGATCCCGGATAATGTGCCCATGAATATGCGGCGGGTGATCACCAAGGCCATTCATCGTTCATCCAAGCCGGACCTGGCGATTGAGGTGGCAATGGAAGCCGGCCGCCGTGGGGTGGACGCAGTGCCGACGCTGCTGAAAAAAATGTTCTCGCGGGTACTGTGGCTGGCCCGCGGTCGCGCCGATTAA
- a CDS encoding lysine exporter LysO family protein, with protein sequence MFSGLFIILLPLVVGYLLPLRRSSALKLINRMLSWIVYVILFFMGISLAFLDNLASNLLAILHYAAVSVVIILLCNITALLWLERKMPWRSLHRQEKLPSRLAMALESLQLCGVVVLGFLLGLTGLSFLQHATEASEYTLIFLLFLVGIQLRNNGMSLRQIVLNRRGMIVAVVVTASSLLGGILNAFILDLPLKTGLAMASGFGWYSLSGILLTESFGPVIGSAAFFNDLCRELLAIMLIPGLIRRSRSTALGLCGATSMDFTLPVLQRSGGVEIVPAAIVHGFLLSLLVPILIAFFAA encoded by the coding sequence ATGTTCTCGGGACTGTTCATCATTCTGTTGCCGCTGGTCGTCGGCTATTTACTGCCTCTTCGTCGCTCCTCCGCGTTAAAACTGATTAACCGGATGCTGAGCTGGATTGTCTATGTGATCCTCTTTTTTATGGGTATCAGCCTGGCGTTTCTCGACAATCTGGCCAGCAATCTGCTGGCGATATTGCATTACGCCGCGGTGAGCGTGGTCATCATTTTACTGTGTAATATTACCGCTCTGCTGTGGCTGGAAAGAAAAATGCCCTGGCGCAGTCTGCATCGTCAGGAGAAATTACCCTCGCGCCTGGCCATGGCCCTGGAATCACTCCAGCTGTGCGGTGTGGTGGTGCTCGGTTTCTTGCTTGGCCTGACCGGCCTGTCTTTTTTACAACACGCCACCGAAGCCAGCGAATATACGCTGATCTTTCTCCTGTTCCTCGTCGGTATTCAATTACGCAATAATGGAATGAGTCTGCGACAAATAGTCCTCAACCGGCGGGGAATGATCGTCGCCGTGGTGGTCACGGCCAGTTCATTACTCGGCGGCATCCTCAACGCCTTTATTCTGGATTTGCCGCTAAAGACCGGTCTGGCGATGGCCAGCGGCTTCGGCTGGTATTCACTCTCCGGTATTTTACTGACCGAATCCTTTGGCCCGGTGATCGGCAGCGCGGCGTTCTTTAACGACCTGTGCCGCGAGCTGCTGGCCATCATGTTAATTCCGGGCCTGATTCGCCGTAGCCGCTCCACGGCGCTGGGGCTGTGCGGCGCCACCTCCATGGACTTCACCTTACCGGTGCTGCAGCGTTCCGGCGGCGTGGAGATCGTCCCTGCCGCCATCGTGCACGGTTTTCTGCTGAGCCTGCTGGTCCCGATCCTGATCGCCTTTTTTGCCGCCTGA
- the hcp gene encoding hydroxylamine reductase — protein MFCVQCEQTIRTPAGNGCSYAQGMCGKTAETSDLQDLLIASLQGLSAWALKAREYGIIDHDVDSFAPRAFFSTLTNVNFDSPRIVGYARQAIAMREALKAQCLNIDAHATVNNPMAALQLASDDLGDLQRQAAEFTPNKDKAAIGDNILGLRLLCLYGLKGAAAYMEHAHVLGQYDNDIYAQYHKIMAWLGTWPADMNALLECSMEIGQMNFKVMSILDAGETSKYGHPTPTQVNVKATEGKCILISGHDLKDLYNLLEQTEGTGVNVYTHGEMLPAHGYPELRKFKHLIGNYGSGWQNQQVEFARFPGPIVMTSNCIIDPTVGAYDDRIWTRSIVGWPGVNHLEGEDFAPVIAQAQQMAGFPYSEIPHLITVGFGRQTLLGAADTLIDLVSREKLRHIFLVGGCDGARGERNYFTDFATSVPDDCLILTLACGKYRFNKLDFGDIEGLPRLVDAGQCNDAYSAIILAVTLAEKLGCGVNDLPLSLVLSWFEQKAIVILLTLLSLGVKNIVTGPTAPGFFTPDLLAILNEKFGLRSVTTVEQDMQQLLSA, from the coding sequence ATGTTTTGTGTGCAATGTGAACAAACCATTCGTACCCCGGCCGGCAACGGCTGCTCATACGCGCAGGGGATGTGCGGTAAAACAGCGGAAACCTCCGATCTACAGGATCTGCTGATTGCGTCACTGCAAGGCCTCTCCGCCTGGGCGCTCAAGGCCCGCGAATATGGCATTATCGACCACGACGTCGATAGCTTTGCGCCGCGCGCTTTTTTCTCTACGCTGACTAACGTTAACTTCGACTCCCCGCGTATCGTTGGCTATGCGCGCCAGGCTATCGCCATGCGTGAAGCGCTTAAAGCGCAGTGCCTGAACATTGATGCCCACGCGACGGTTAACAATCCGATGGCCGCTCTGCAACTGGCTAGCGACGATCTGGGCGACCTGCAGCGTCAGGCGGCGGAATTTACCCCGAACAAAGACAAAGCGGCCATCGGCGACAACATTCTCGGCCTGCGCCTGCTGTGCCTGTACGGCCTGAAAGGCGCTGCGGCTTATATGGAGCACGCGCACGTTCTCGGCCAGTACGACAACGACATCTACGCCCAGTACCATAAAATCATGGCATGGCTGGGTACCTGGCCTGCCGATATGAACGCGCTGCTGGAGTGCTCAATGGAGATCGGCCAGATGAACTTCAAAGTCATGAGCATTCTGGACGCCGGTGAGACCAGCAAATACGGTCATCCGACCCCAACCCAGGTCAACGTTAAAGCGACCGAGGGCAAGTGCATCCTGATCTCCGGCCATGACCTGAAAGATCTCTATAACCTGCTGGAGCAGACCGAAGGCACCGGCGTTAACGTCTATACCCACGGGGAAATGCTGCCGGCGCACGGCTATCCGGAGCTGCGTAAATTCAAACACCTGATTGGGAACTACGGCAGCGGCTGGCAGAACCAGCAGGTGGAGTTCGCCCGCTTCCCGGGCCCCATCGTCATGACCTCTAACTGCATCATCGACCCCACCGTCGGCGCCTACGACGATCGTATCTGGACCCGCAGCATCGTCGGCTGGCCGGGCGTGAACCACCTGGAAGGTGAAGACTTCGCGCCGGTTATCGCCCAGGCGCAGCAGATGGCTGGCTTCCCGTACAGCGAGATCCCGCATCTGATCACCGTCGGCTTTGGCCGTCAGACCCTGCTCGGCGCGGCGGACACACTGATCGATCTGGTCAGCCGGGAAAAACTGCGTCACATTTTCCTCGTCGGCGGCTGCGATGGCGCCCGCGGGGAACGTAACTATTTCACCGATTTTGCCACCAGCGTACCGGACGACTGCCTGATCCTGACCCTGGCCTGCGGTAAATACCGCTTCAATAAACTCGATTTCGGCGATATTGAAGGCCTGCCGCGTCTGGTCGATGCCGGGCAGTGCAACGATGCCTACTCGGCGATTATTCTGGCGGTGACCCTGGCGGAAAAACTGGGCTGCGGCGTCAACGATCTGCCGCTGTCACTGGTGCTCTCCTGGTTCGAGCAGAAAGCGATCGTCATCCTGCTGACGCTGCTGTCTCTCGGCGTGAAAAACATTGTCACCGGCCCGACGGCGCCTGGCTTCTTCACTCCGGATCTGCTGGCTATCCTCAATGAGAAGTTTGGTCTGCGTTCCGTGACCACCGTGGAACAAGATATGCAGCAGCTGCTGAGCGCGTAA